In one window of Eggerthella guodeyinii DNA:
- the amrA gene encoding AmmeMemoRadiSam system protein A, giving the protein MGIVAAYAVPHPPLIVPEVGRGQERAIQDTIDAYREVARRIAAHAPDTIVVVSPHAPLFRDCFHVSTGEAGHGDMGRFGAWDASVTVPYDGAMGAAIAACARKHTVPLCGSGMRDGELDHATFVPLHFVNEAYAGYRLVRVGLAGLSPETHLALGRCIAEAAADLGRRCVLIASGDLSHKLTPEGPYGYAPQGPVFDRTVTALFDAGDLDGLLDIDEEFADEAAECGLRSFWIMAGALEGLPISHELLSYEGPFGVGYAVAAFEVQGASGDGAVRTGIDEREDAVDAENGAADEAAVDPYVALARASVEGFVRMGSPIALPDGLPPELADERAGVFVSLHEHGDLRGCIGTIAPVTGSVAAEIVRNGVAAASEDPRFPPVRPDELDALSYSVDVLLTPMPIDSIDELDPARYGVIVTKGWKRGLLLPNLEGVDSAQQQVDIAKRKAGIDPFDDDVELERFEVVRHVRGGEARRG; this is encoded by the coding sequence ATGGGAATCGTCGCCGCGTACGCCGTGCCGCATCCGCCGCTCATCGTGCCCGAGGTGGGCCGCGGGCAGGAGCGCGCCATCCAGGACACCATCGACGCCTACCGCGAGGTGGCGCGCCGCATCGCCGCGCACGCGCCCGACACCATCGTGGTGGTCTCGCCGCACGCGCCGCTGTTCCGCGACTGCTTCCACGTGTCCACCGGCGAGGCGGGCCACGGCGACATGGGGCGGTTCGGGGCGTGGGACGCGTCCGTCACCGTGCCCTACGACGGCGCGATGGGAGCCGCCATCGCCGCCTGCGCGCGCAAGCACACCGTGCCGCTGTGCGGCAGCGGCATGCGCGACGGCGAGCTCGACCACGCCACCTTCGTGCCGCTCCATTTCGTGAACGAGGCGTACGCCGGCTACCGGCTCGTGCGCGTCGGTCTGGCGGGCCTGTCGCCCGAGACGCACCTCGCCCTGGGGCGCTGCATCGCCGAGGCGGCCGCCGACCTGGGCCGTCGCTGCGTGCTGATTGCCAGCGGCGATTTGTCCCACAAGCTCACGCCCGAGGGGCCGTACGGCTACGCGCCGCAGGGCCCGGTGTTCGACCGCACGGTGACGGCGCTGTTCGACGCGGGCGACCTGGACGGGCTGCTCGACATCGACGAGGAGTTCGCCGACGAGGCCGCCGAGTGCGGCCTGCGCTCGTTCTGGATCATGGCTGGCGCGCTGGAGGGCCTCCCGATCTCGCATGAGCTGCTCAGCTACGAGGGGCCGTTCGGCGTGGGCTACGCCGTGGCGGCGTTCGAGGTGCAGGGCGCATCCGGCGACGGCGCGGTGCGGACGGGCATCGACGAGCGCGAGGACGCGGTGGACGCCGAGAACGGCGCGGCCGACGAGGCGGCCGTCGACCCGTACGTGGCGCTGGCCCGTGCGAGCGTCGAGGGCTTCGTGCGCATGGGAAGCCCCATCGCGCTGCCGGACGGCCTGCCGCCCGAGCTGGCCGACGAGCGCGCCGGCGTGTTCGTGTCGCTGCACGAGCACGGCGACCTGCGCGGCTGCATCGGCACCATCGCGCCGGTCACCGGCAGCGTGGCGGCCGAGATCGTGCGCAACGGCGTGGCGGCGGCCTCCGAGGACCCGCGGTTCCCTCCCGTGCGCCCCGACGAGCTGGACGCGCTGTCGTACTCGGTGGACGTGCTGCTCACCCCCATGCCCATCGACTCGATCGACGAGCTCGACCCCGCGCGCTACGGCGTGATCGTGACGAAGGGGTGGAAGCGCGGCCTGCTGCTGCCGAACCTCGAGGGCGTGGACTCGGCGCAGCAGCAGGTGGACATCGCGAAGCGCAAGGCCGGCATCGACCCGTTCGACGACGACGTGGAGCTCGAGCGGTTCGAGGTGGTGCGCCACGTGCGCGGGGGAGAGGCCCGTCGTGGCTGA
- a CDS encoding LysR family transcriptional regulator, producing MSSLGQFVVFKEVADTGNVTQAAKHLHISQPSVSIQIQNLEQEYNVTLLERTNRGVLLTECGEIFYQYISQVIQAMREAQEVMLEHEAKQHRNVHVGATLTIGEYVVPFIADAMYHEHPQINLNVKVANTANMAEEVLDKQLHLALIEGPVPTNPDLIIENFWHDELVIVVGIDHPWSKLLSVSLNELKDERFIIREQGSGTRKVMENALQEGGVDASELNITMELNSTRAIKQSVMSGLGVTIISALTVQRECRQKQLSMLRLEGCQLQRPLNILTHKRGFLTSDEQTFLSLIRNRNRLKEILPPPLLP from the coding sequence TTGAGTTCTTTGGGGCAATTCGTCGTGTTCAAAGAGGTAGCCGATACCGGCAACGTCACTCAGGCAGCCAAACACCTGCATATCAGCCAACCGAGCGTAAGCATCCAAATCCAGAATCTCGAGCAGGAGTACAACGTCACGCTCCTCGAGCGCACCAACCGCGGCGTGCTGCTCACCGAGTGCGGCGAGATCTTCTACCAGTACATCAGCCAGGTGATTCAGGCCATGCGCGAAGCGCAGGAGGTCATGCTCGAGCACGAGGCGAAGCAGCACCGCAACGTGCACGTGGGGGCCACGCTCACCATCGGGGAGTACGTGGTGCCCTTCATAGCCGACGCGATGTATCACGAGCATCCCCAGATCAACCTCAACGTGAAGGTGGCGAACACCGCCAACATGGCCGAGGAGGTGCTCGACAAGCAGCTGCACCTCGCCCTCATCGAAGGGCCCGTGCCCACGAACCCCGACCTCATCATCGAGAACTTCTGGCACGACGAGCTGGTCATCGTCGTGGGCATCGACCATCCCTGGAGCAAGCTTCTGAGCGTGTCGCTCAACGAGCTCAAAGACGAGCGCTTCATCATCCGCGAGCAAGGTTCGGGCACGCGCAAGGTGATGGAGAACGCGCTGCAGGAAGGCGGGGTTGACGCCTCGGAGCTCAACATCACCATGGAGCTGAACAGCACGCGCGCCATCAAGCAGAGCGTGATGTCGGGCCTTGGCGTCACCATCATCTCGGCGCTCACCGTGCAGCGCGAATGCCGGCAAAAGCAGCTGTCCATGCTTCGGCTGGAAGGCTGCCAGCTGCAGCGCCCGCTCAACATCCTCACGCACAAGCGGGGCTTCCTCACCTCGGACGAGCAGACGTTCCTCTCCTTGATCCGCAACCGCAACCGGCTCAAGGAGATCCTGCCGCCCCCGCTGCTGCCGTAG
- a CDS encoding LytR/AlgR family response regulator transcription factor, with protein sequence MRIAICDDDGALRSDLRSALDRSLAGRNVRARYQEYTAGEHLVADAAGDGPFDLVFLDVYLEGEDGVSAARALRAVDAAVPIVFLTVSREHAVESYEVRATDYLMKPLDPADLERVLDRVLPAHKPRLAFRVGASRRYFAFGDIVYLESRDHAVLLHTADGSCHRGLAKLDDVQQDLNDPRFLRCHRSCLVNMDYIADVRDDFVLRDGTCVPVRVKERRKMHEAYHRYFVDALCEGRRDA encoded by the coding sequence TTGAGGATAGCGATCTGCGATGACGACGGAGCGCTGCGAAGCGATCTGCGCAGCGCGCTGGACCGGTCGCTGGCCGGGCGAAACGTTCGGGCCCGGTACCAGGAGTATACCGCCGGCGAGCACCTGGTGGCCGATGCGGCGGGAGACGGGCCCTTCGATCTGGTGTTCCTCGACGTCTACCTCGAGGGCGAGGACGGCGTGTCGGCGGCCCGCGCGCTGCGCGCCGTGGACGCGGCGGTGCCCATCGTGTTCCTCACGGTATCGCGCGAGCACGCGGTGGAGAGCTACGAGGTGCGCGCCACCGACTACCTGATGAAGCCCCTCGACCCGGCCGACCTCGAGCGCGTCCTCGATCGGGTTCTGCCCGCCCACAAGCCGCGCCTGGCGTTCCGGGTGGGCGCGTCGCGCCGCTACTTCGCGTTCGGCGACATCGTGTACCTCGAGAGCCGCGACCACGCGGTGCTGCTGCACACCGCCGACGGCTCCTGCCACCGCGGCCTGGCGAAGCTCGACGACGTGCAGCAGGACCTGAACGACCCCCGCTTCCTGCGCTGCCATCGCAGCTGCCTGGTGAACATGGATTACATCGCCGACGTGCGCGACGACTTCGTCCTGCGCGACGGGACGTGCGTGCCGGTGCGCGTGAAGGAGCGCCGCAAGATGCACGAGGCCTACCATCGGTACTTCGTCGACGCCCTGTGCGAAGGGCGCCGCGACGCGTAG
- a CDS encoding putative ABC transporter permease, with amino-acid sequence MNHPVNEEGRTPDAGPEQRPEQRPEQRLPLPLKLFGALCILGGLTSLGDLVPVIVSFVQGIAGGGYRTASVVIFAALMAVLAASAVLFAVLGVRLLRNRRAHAAQAANTLVALTVLAVIGTLMLFGLSAHHIGYLVQIVILIAVTSYLDPQLREERKLQRMLKKMDKEQRAEERRLARERTPKKGFITLNFFNLFWIFTVCCVLGLVIETVYHFIVFGGYQDRAGMLFGPFSPIYGFGALLMTIALNRFHDKPVWAVFLVSAVIGGAFEYFTSWIMEFAFGIRAWDYSGTFLSIDGRTNFAFMVMWGVLGVAWIKLLLPQLLKLINLIPWNWRYTVTAVCTVLMLVDGVMSVQSIDCWYQRMAGKTPDTPIEEFYAKHFDNAYMEHRFQTMTMNPEDATRTDVR; translated from the coding sequence ATGAACCATCCGGTGAACGAGGAGGGCCGCACGCCGGACGCGGGCCCCGAGCAGCGTCCCGAGCAGCGTCCCGAGCAGCGCCTGCCGCTGCCGCTCAAGCTGTTCGGCGCGCTGTGCATCCTCGGCGGGCTCACGTCGCTCGGCGATCTCGTGCCCGTGATCGTCTCGTTCGTGCAGGGGATCGCCGGCGGGGGCTACCGCACGGCGTCCGTGGTCATCTTCGCCGCCCTCATGGCGGTGCTCGCGGCGTCGGCCGTGCTGTTCGCGGTGCTGGGCGTGCGGCTGCTGCGCAACCGCCGCGCGCACGCGGCGCAGGCCGCCAACACCCTCGTGGCGCTCACCGTGCTGGCCGTCATCGGCACGCTGATGCTGTTCGGCCTGTCGGCGCACCATATCGGCTACCTCGTCCAGATCGTCATCCTCATCGCGGTGACCAGCTACCTCGACCCGCAGCTGCGCGAGGAGCGCAAGCTGCAGCGCATGCTCAAGAAGATGGACAAGGAGCAGCGCGCGGAGGAGCGGAGGCTGGCGCGCGAGCGCACGCCCAAAAAAGGGTTCATCACGCTGAACTTCTTCAACCTGTTCTGGATATTCACGGTGTGCTGCGTGCTGGGGCTCGTCATCGAGACGGTCTACCACTTCATCGTGTTCGGCGGCTACCAGGACCGCGCCGGCATGCTGTTCGGGCCGTTCTCGCCCATCTACGGGTTCGGCGCGCTGCTCATGACCATCGCCCTCAACCGCTTCCACGACAAGCCCGTGTGGGCGGTCTTCCTCGTGAGCGCCGTCATCGGCGGGGCGTTCGAGTACTTCACGAGCTGGATCATGGAGTTCGCGTTCGGCATCCGCGCGTGGGACTACTCGGGCACGTTTTTGTCCATCGACGGGCGCACGAACTTCGCGTTCATGGTGATGTGGGGCGTGCTGGGCGTGGCGTGGATCAAGCTGCTGCTGCCGCAGCTGCTGAAGCTCATCAACCTCATCCCGTGGAACTGGCGCTACACGGTGACGGCCGTGTGCACGGTGCTCATGCTGGTGGACGGCGTGATGTCCGTCCAGTCCATCGACTGCTGGTACCAGCGCATGGCGGGCAAGACGCCCGACACGCCCATCGAGGAGTTCTACGCGAAGCACTTCGACAACGCCTACATGGAGCACCGCTTCCAGACCATGACGATGAACCCCGAGGACGCCACCCGCACCGACGTGCGCTAG
- the amrS gene encoding AmmeMemoRadiSam system radical SAM enzyme — protein MADGRAVCGVCPHACALAEGRRGICRARAARGGRVVDENYGRVTSIALDPVEKKPLARFLPGSTVLSLGSYGCNLRCPFCQNADIACAGPDDAAWRELAPEDAVRLAAGARGEGCVGIAYTYNEPLVGYEYVRDVGRLAHEAGLANVLVSNGMVNEGPLAELLGVVDAANIDLKGFTQGFYDLAGGDLAAVKRTIETLAADPACHLEVTTLVIPGLNDDPGEIDAAAAWLASLDPRIPYHLTRFFPCHRMLDRPPTPVPALRALADVARRHLDDVLVGNC, from the coding sequence GTGGCTGACGGGCGCGCCGTCTGCGGCGTGTGCCCCCACGCCTGCGCGCTCGCCGAGGGCCGGCGCGGCATCTGCCGGGCGCGCGCTGCGCGCGGCGGGCGGGTGGTGGACGAGAACTACGGCCGCGTCACCTCGATCGCGCTCGACCCGGTGGAGAAGAAGCCGCTCGCGCGGTTCCTCCCGGGATCGACGGTGCTGTCGCTGGGGAGCTACGGCTGCAACCTGCGCTGCCCGTTCTGCCAGAACGCGGACATCGCCTGCGCGGGGCCGGACGACGCGGCGTGGCGCGAGCTCGCCCCCGAGGACGCCGTGAGGCTGGCGGCGGGCGCACGCGGCGAGGGGTGCGTCGGCATCGCCTACACGTACAACGAGCCGCTCGTGGGCTACGAGTACGTGCGCGACGTCGGGCGGCTCGCGCACGAGGCGGGGCTTGCGAACGTGCTGGTGAGCAACGGCATGGTGAACGAGGGGCCGCTGGCCGAGCTCCTCGGCGTCGTGGACGCGGCCAACATCGACCTCAAGGGGTTCACGCAGGGGTTCTACGACCTGGCGGGTGGCGACCTGGCCGCCGTCAAGCGCACCATCGAGACGCTGGCGGCCGACCCGGCGTGCCATCTCGAGGTGACGACCCTCGTGATCCCCGGCCTCAACGACGACCCCGGCGAGATCGACGCGGCGGCGGCCTGGCTGGCTTCGCTCGACCCGCGCATCCCGTACCACCTCACGCGGTTCTTCCCCTGCCATCGCATGCTCGACCGGCCCCCGACGCCCGTGCCCGCGCTCCGCGCGCTCGCCGACGTGGCGCGCCGCCACCTGGACGACGTGCTCGTGGGGAATTGCTGA
- a CDS encoding respiratory nitrate reductase subunit gamma: MNAALLGFVFVIIGLAGFVVLTAVKAWKYAHLPVHSRVELYPVPKEGDGRGKYGGSYFEEEDWWEKPRRLDPVYEVVDIMQEMLLISKLFKHQRSLWWASYAFHLGIYVMFGWSLLLLLTVFWNPEFLVVGTAVVGAVGFALSTIGAVLLLVRRAVDESLRAYTPPQEYFNILLILATLVTGIVAWTLFASPFDVARSVFAFDAAPLPPVVVAHLVLLGIMLLYIPLSKMSHYVGKFFAFHKVLWDNDPNVAGSKVAAMAEREAGGPAPAAWSAPHTRPSSSDTLEG, encoded by the coding sequence ATGAATGCTGCTTTGCTGGGATTCGTCTTTGTCATCATCGGATTGGCGGGGTTCGTCGTTCTCACCGCCGTCAAGGCGTGGAAGTACGCCCACTTGCCCGTTCATTCGCGGGTCGAGCTCTACCCGGTGCCCAAGGAGGGCGATGGCCGCGGCAAGTACGGCGGCTCCTATTTCGAGGAAGAGGACTGGTGGGAGAAGCCCCGCCGCCTCGATCCCGTCTACGAAGTCGTCGACATCATGCAGGAGATGCTGCTCATCAGCAAGCTGTTCAAGCACCAGCGCAGCCTGTGGTGGGCGTCGTACGCGTTCCACCTGGGCATCTACGTGATGTTCGGCTGGAGCCTGCTGCTGCTCCTCACCGTGTTCTGGAACCCCGAGTTCCTCGTGGTGGGAACGGCCGTCGTGGGCGCGGTGGGCTTCGCGCTGTCCACGATCGGCGCCGTGCTGCTGCTCGTGCGCCGCGCCGTCGACGAGAGCCTGCGCGCGTACACGCCGCCTCAGGAGTACTTCAACATCCTGCTCATCCTGGCCACGCTCGTCACCGGCATCGTGGCGTGGACGCTGTTCGCCTCGCCCTTCGACGTGGCGCGCAGCGTGTTCGCGTTCGACGCGGCGCCCCTGCCGCCCGTCGTGGTCGCGCACCTCGTGCTGCTCGGCATCATGCTCCTGTACATCCCGCTCAGCAAGATGAGCCATTACGTGGGCAAGTTCTTCGCCTTCCACAAGGTGCTGTGGGACAACGATCCCAACGTCGCGGGCAGCAAGGTTGCCGCGATGGCCGAGCGCGAGGCCGGCGGCCCCGCGCCCGCCGCCTGGTCGGCCCCGCACACCCGTCCCAGCTCGTCCGATACGTTGGAGGGATAG